A genome region from Euphorbia lathyris chromosome 4, ddEupLath1.1, whole genome shotgun sequence includes the following:
- the LOC136226832 gene encoding acyl-CoA--sterol O-acyltransferase 1-like gives MIKTPISTETSVSEFWIRAEQSRNQDPFSKMELEGEFFNFIKVWILIFLSLSYCYSIGKIIPKGSTRLFFLLPIICLFVLLPLNLHSIHLGGMTGFFISWLANFKLLLYAFGLGPLSSHPSISLIRFLLLACFPIKIQQNPSQKSHLYPQNEENSSQKSHPNGKNEETPSQNSQNKKYPIPQKCQKSYFPNYTVIKFILLFILIRVYNYREFIHPKAILVLYSLHMYIFLELGLAILAVLARAVMGFELEPQFNEPYRSASLQDFWGRRWNIMVTSILRPTVYEPLLRIVSPAIGRRWAPLPALMGTFVVSAIMHELIFYYLGRVKPTWEISFFFLLHGVCLVVEVALKKVVNGRWWFPVWITAPLTIGFVLVTCFWMFFPTFLRCKADLRALDEYVAVAAFVKKWWSNGVN, from the coding sequence atgataaaaacACCCATAAGTACCGAGACATCTGTCAGTGAATTCTGGATCCGTGCTGAGCAATCAAGAAATCAAGATCCATTTTCAAAAATGGAATTGGAGGGAgaatttttcaatttcatcAAGGTATGGATATTGATCTTTCTATCTCTATCCTACTGCTATTCAATTGGAAAGATAATCCCAAAAGGATCAACAAGGTTGTTTTTCTTGTTACCAATTATTTGCCTATttgttcttcttcctctcaaTCTTCATTCCATACATCTTGGAGGTATGACAGGTTTCTTCATTTCTTGGCTTGCAAATTTCAAGCTCTTACTTTATGCATTTGGTCTTGGTCCTTTATCATCTCACCCTTCAATTTCTTTAATCCGATTTCTCCTTCTTGCTTGTTTCCCCATCAAAATCCAACAAAACCCATCTCAAAAATCCCATCTTTATCCCCAAAATGAAGAAAACTCATCTCAAAAATCTCATCCAAATGGCAAAAATGAAGAAACCCCATCTCAAAAtagtcaaaataaaaaatacccaATTCCTCAAAAATGTCAAAAGTCATATTTTCCAAATTATACCGTCATAAAGTTCATACTTTTGTTTATATTGATTCGTGTGTATAATTACAGAGAGTTTATACACCCAAAGGCAATTCTGGTTCTATATTCTCTTCATATGTACATTTTTCTAGAATTGGGTTTAGCCATTTTAGCCGTCCTGGCTCGAGCCGTAATGGGGTTTGAGCTCGAGCCACAGTTCAACGAGCCGTACAGATCAGCTTCGCTCCAAGACTTCTGGGGAAGAAGATGGAACATCATGGTCACGAGTATTCTACGTCCGACCGTATACGAACCTCTCCTGAGAATAGTTTCTCCAGCTATTGGTCGCCGATGGGCTCCACTTCCAGCACTTATGGGGACTTTTGTGGTGTCGGCGATTATGCACGAGCTTATTTTCTACTACTTGGGGCGCGTGAAGCCCACGTGGGAaatcagcttcttcttcttgcttCACGGAGTGTGTTTAGTGGTTGAGGTGGCTTTGAAGAAGGTAGTTAACGGCCGGTGGTGGTTTCCGGTTTGGATAACTGCGCCGTTGACTATTGGGTTTGTGTTGGTTACTTGTTTTTGGATGTTCTTTCCGACTTTTCTACGGTGTAAAGCTGATCTTAGAGCGCTTGATGAGTACGTTGCTGTAGCTGCGTTTGTTAAAAAATGGTGGTCAAATGGTGTTAATTAG